From the genome of Aspergillus oryzae RIB40 DNA, chromosome 4:
GAGAAAGCAGGCCATCGCGGCTGTGGGGCAAGGCTACATGCGGCCAGGCTATAGCATGTATACCGCTGGTATACCCAGCAACATTGCAGCGACCAACAGCTTTGGATGGTGCCCTAACGTGCCGGGCACAATGTATCAGCAGAGGCCAAGTCTGCCACTGCAAAAGAATGTCGGCGGAGCGGCCTACGACATCGGTAACCCGATTGGGGCGGGTATGGAAATGATTGAGAGATCAGAATCTGACACCATCGAGCTGCCGGTGCTCTTCGTATTAGAGAACTCCTAtgatataattatattatttatatagcTTTGTCAGCTTGTTTAAAGGGGTTAACCAAACCGTGTTAACTTAAGTTACACGTTTCATATTGTATATCACCGAGGGGCTCCCACTCCGCCCCCATTGGTTTTCTCCCCTTGAAAACTtatcaagagaagaagtataAGCAAGATGACGGTGGTAGTAAATACATGAGATAGTAGTACCCCAGCACGGGATTATTTCTGAATTTCCCCACTGGATCTGCGAAGTCGTGGACCCTGATACCACTTTCGCGCATACACCAACCAATTTATGCCAGCAACAATGGCCATGGCACCGAGCACCGCAGGCGTATAATCTGGAAGTTCCGTCCCACAGGTCAATAAACGATATAAGGTACAACAGTCATGGTAGCAGCTCGAACTCACTCATATTACTGCCAGTGACCGGCATCACAGTCGGGAAGTCATAAAAGATTAACACCAACACTGCGAAGCACACAGTGATTAGATTGGCTCCCCAACCCACTGGACTGGGCAATCGGAACGGGCGTGGATCCGGCAACCAAGTCGCCGATCGGCATCGATACAGCAGCAACGCGGCCGGGAAAGCGTATGAAATGTGCTGTAGAACTAAGCCGGTACCGATAAAGGCATTAaatgcagatgatgatcctaAGTAAACACGGCCGATGAGGAACATAACTGCATAGTTGAACACCAGAGCCCAGACGGGGACTTCTAGGGTGTCATGCAATTGTCCGGTCCATTGACTACCGATCAGGGCCCGGTCTCTTGCCAAGGACCAGGTAAGGCGAGATGCCGTTTGTTGAGCGCCCGTGAGAGCGAAGACGGCTGcgagcagaaggaggcaaATGAACACGGTAGCGGCCGAGGTGGAACGTGTCGCTTGATGCCACATTTCGTAAATTGGAACTCTGCCGACAATGTCAGATTGATGTCCGAACGTACAGGGTCAGCAGGGCAGGACACGGAAACTGACCCGGTAGACGATGCCACCACAGTATCCAAATCACTGGTACAGTATAGCATCGTAATCATGAAGGCGAAAGAGGTGACGAAGCCAATAACCAAGGTACTCATCAGAGCACGAGGAACAGCGGTTGTTGCATTCCGGCACTCTTCTGCCAAGTGCAAGGCACCATCAATACCAGCGTATATGTAGTTGGGAGAGACAAGACCCGTGAGAAAGGCCACTCCGCCCGAGTTCCATCCACTGCCATTTAGAAAGGTGGCCCATACACTACTAGATGCCTCGTACCGAGAGGCCGAGCGAGCAAGGCAAGTCACCATGATAATGACGAAACTTGTGAGGGTCATGAAGACTGTCAATCTGATTAGATGTCGTAGCCTGCTACCGGGtcaagaaggatggggaCGTACAGGATACGTCATGAAACCAGAGGGACTTCTTCAACAGGGTTGTGTTATACAACAGGACCAGCCCATTAATGGACTGGTGGATTAAGAAGTAGTGCCACGGCTGCGATTGATACTCCGAGTCATAGAAGAGGACAATACCGAGGATAAGCTGTGCTGGTATGATGGCAATCCCAGTGCAGATAGCGATCCAGGCAAGCATGTTGGAGACACCACAACAATAACTCTGGATACCACATCAATGTTTACCTTGGCTTATATCGGGTGAAGGAGAGGACATACCAACGCCCGACTCAGATGCTTCGGGGCCAGAATGCTCGTCCAATGGTACTGCCCGCCAGCGGTTGGATATGTACTGGCTAGCTCGGCCAGGGTCAGGGTACAAGCACcgaccaaaaagaagatcaaaatcaACCCATAGATGAGAGTTACGGGCCCGCCCTGGACTATTGCAAGAGCTACTGTGGCAGCAACTCCCGCCCAGCTGTCACAAATGATCCAGCTGGCGGATATAGTTTGTAAAGGGGTCAGTTTCCGCGTACCCTCTGGTTGAAAGTTGAGTCCTTCCAGACAGTCCAGGTCACCGTGTTGGATAGATTCTGTGTAGGCTAAGAATGAGTCAGGACGACTTAGGTGGAGGCTGAGCGATCCGGTAGAGACTCACGTCTTTCGGTATCGAGGCATTGTTCTGGGCCAGTGGACTTGGTTTAGTGACGTGCATCTCAATACTTCAGGAACGATTCATCCTTACCGTGTTTAGGCTTTGTTTCGGATGCGTCCATGGTGTACTATAGAAGAGCAGCCCGATTGTGGCTGGTAGACAAGAGGTTGAGAACCCGATACCAGCAACTATAGCCATGATTTGTACTCCGACAGACCTCAACAGACAGTATATATACCAGGATACCAACTCAGAGTGACATCTCTGACCTTATCGTGGCTTTTGCGGGGTTCGAATTAACTTTCCCAGGGTTACCAAATTgggtaaaaaagaagagaaaaatgctGGCAAAGGAACCGGATGATTCTGCACTGATAAGCTTCCTTCACGGACTTGGCAAACGCAAACATTGGTACATCAAGGATCCCGGAGGTCCAATGACGTCTGAGAAACCATGGTCCCTTGTGGCTCGTGCCATTATCTGAGGTTCACAGTTGGAGGTGTTAGTTACGTTAGCTACGAAATGTCACCACCAACTAGAATATAGCCAGACACTACAGTATCTTTgtttggaaaagaagaatacaaTTAGACAGTGCTATCAAGACAAGCTGACTACACCCGTCGGATTCATACTACATACATTGTGtacaaaatgccaagatTTCGAACGAAACGAGGAATAAGAAAGGGGGTGGCTAACAGACATATCCTTTCACATCATCATGACCTATCATACTGAAGATATCTATAAATGAGAACGTACAGCA
Proteins encoded in this window:
- a CDS encoding uncharacterized protein (amino acid transporters), which produces MDASETKPKHAYTESIQHGDLDCLEGLNFQPEGTRKLTPLQTISASWIICDSWAGVAATVALAIVQGGPVTLIYGLILIFFLVGACTLTLAELASTYPTAGGQYHWTSILAPKHLSRALSYCCGVSNMLAWIAICTGIAIIPAQLILGIVLFYDSEYQSQPWHYFLIHQSINGLVLLYNTTLLKKSLWFHDVSFFMTLTSFVIIMVTCLARSASRYEASSSVWATFLNGSGWNSGGVAFLTGLVSPNYIYAGIDGALHLAEECRNATTAVPRALMSTLVIGFVTSFAFMITMLYCTSDLDTVVASSTGVPIYEMWHQATRSTSAATVFICLLLLAAVFALTGAQQTASRLTWSLARDRALIGSQWTGQLHDTLEVPVWALVFNYAVMFLIGRVYLGSSSAFNAFIGTGLVLQHISYAFPAALLLYRCRSATWLPDPRPFRLPSPVGWGANLITVCFAVLVLIFYDFPTVMPVTGSNMNYTPAVLGAMAIVAGINWLVYARKWYQGPRLRRSSGEIQK